The Juglans microcarpa x Juglans regia isolate MS1-56 chromosome 2D, Jm3101_v1.0, whole genome shotgun sequence DNA window tggaaaattagaaattattaaGAGAGAGAGGTACATGAAAATGGCAAGTGTCCCTAGTTGAAAATTCTATGCAAGAAGGTAGTTCGATCTCGGACAAAAAGTATGTCAAACCACCTCATTTTCTCTATCCCTTCCGCGATCTCTACGTATCTCATTACAAATAGCGGACATGGTGGACAAGGCCAAGAGCATCGTGGCAGAGTGTTGAGTAGCCTGGCAGCTTGTATATTAGCTGGTAACAtccccccgcaagatggagcATAGATATTTGCTATCTCCATCTTGGGtaacagaaaagaaaactaaGTTGAGGGTAATGCTTTGGTGAAAAGATCTACAAGCTTGAATGAGGATTGGATGTGGCAAGTGCAAAGAAAACTAGCTTTAATCTTGTCGCGGATAAGGTGGCAATCCATCTCTATATGTTTGGTGTACTCGTGGAAGACCAGATTTGCAGCAATGTGGAGGGCGGCTTGATTGTCACAATATGTCAATGGGTAGAGGAATGAAGATGTAAATCTCTAAGAATGTAAGACAACCATTGCAATTCATAAGAAGTTGTAGCCATGGCTCTATATTCGGCTTCGGCTGAAGATTGAGAAACAACATCTTGTTTCTTTGATCGCCATGATATAAGTGAGGAGccaaggaaaatacaaaaacccGTGAGTGACCGATGGGAGTCGGGGTAGGAGGCCCAGTCTGAATCTGAGTAGGCTTAGAGACTGAGTGAGGAGTTGGAAGGGAAGAGTAACCCCTGGCCAGGTGCACCTTTGACCTATCGAAGGACTTGGTGTGCAGCATGAAGATGGGATGATGTGGGGGCTGTCATAAATTGGCTTAACCTTTGGATTGAATAACTGAGATCAGGCCGTGTTATTGTGAGGTATAGCAAGTGGCCAATGAGTCGTTGATAAGGTAGAGGGTCCTTGAGAGGCTGTCCATCATCCTTACtaagtttcagattttgttcTATTGGCAATTTGAGAGAGCAAGTGCCAAGCGAAACAGCATCGGCTAATATATCGAGAGCATATTTCCGTTGACCAATGGAAATACCTCTTGAAGAGCGAGCAACCTCAATGCCGAGAAAGTAGCAGAGATCACAAAGGCATTAGATTCGGAAATGGTCATTGAGAAAGCATTGAAGGGTAGCAATGGATTCCAATGTAGAACTAGCCACAATGATGTCATCGATGTACACAAGCAATGCCGTGAATGAGTCATTTGCTGTGTGAGTGAAGAGACTATAATTTGCCTTCAAGCAATGCCACgaggcttgtttcaagccatagaGACTTTTGTTGAGTTAGCAAACATGAGAAGATGGACCCTTGGAGTAGCCGAAAGGTTTGCGCATGAAAACTTCCTCCACTAAGTCCCTATGGAGGAAGGCATTTTTAACATCAAATTGTTTGATGACCTAGCCTTGCATGGAAGTACGGCGAGTATGGTGTGGATAGTCACTAATTTTCCCACGAGTGAGAAGGTTTTGTTGTAATTAAGGCCCTCTTGTTGTGTGAAACCTTTGGCTACCAAGCACGCTTTGTATCTCTCTATACTTCCATTGGAGTGATGTTTAATTTTGTAGACCCACTTGTAGCCAATCGCGCGTTTGCCAGGTGGTAATTCAACCATAGTCCAAGTATTGTTGAGTTCAAGAGCAGCAATTTCAGATTGCATAGCCCTGCCCTAGTcagattttttaatagtttcACCATAGGATGATGGTTCAATGGATGAGGAAATAGTGGAAGCAAATGCATGGTAAGATGGTGACAATTTATGAAATGAAAGAGTGGAAGAAAGAGGGAATGGTTTACCTGATGGGCATGGAATGTCCTTGGACAAAAATGAGGAGGAAGCATGAGAATCGCGAGAAACTTACAATGAGTTAGAAGTCATGGTTTGAGGTGGAGGTGTTGTGAGAAGGGAGGGACAAATATATTGGTTGAGGTAAGCAGGGGGCGGTGGGTGCGAGTGGAGTGTCAAGGTTGTGGTGGAGGTTGGGATGGTGCAGGTATGGTTCTGGGTGGGGGGATAAGGATGTTTGTGTCTCTATGAAAGGAGGGGTATAATTATGTGTGTATGGGGGATTAGCATTAGGGTCAGGTAAGTGAAGATTTGTGTTTGGTGGGGTTGAAGATATTGTAGAAGAGGGAAGGAGTGAAGGGGTGTGGAAGGGAAACAATGATTCATGGAAGATAACATCacgagaaagaaaaattttgtgagtACCAAGGTCAAGCAATTTATAACCTTTGATGCCAAGAAAAGCACAACGACGACTACGAGGATCAAATTTGTGGCGATGTTGGAAAGTGGTGGAGGCAAAGGCAAGGCAACTGAAGACTCAGAGGTGGGAGTACGAAGGGGGTTTGTGGAAGAGAATTTGATAAGGGGTTTTGTTGTGAAGTAGGGGGCGGGTATTTGGTTAATTAAATATGTGgctgtaagtatacactcagaCCAAAATTTCAGTGGAATGCTGGATTGAAAACGAAGTGCACGGGCAACTTGGAGAAGATGGCGATGCTTATGCTTAACTAATCCATTATGTTGTGGTGTTTCGACACATGATTTTTGATGGAGAATACCTTGATCGGAATAAAAATCAGACATAAAAAACTCAACACCATTGTCACTGCACAAGACTTTTACCCGAGAATTAAATTGAGTAGCAACTAAGTGACAAAAGGATTTAAGACATGGAAATGCATCAGATTTTTTTTGCAAGAGGTAAACCCAAGTGCAACGTGAATAGTCATCGACAATGGTGAGAAAAAAATGACTAGCATCATGTGCAATAATTGAGTGAGGTCCCCAGAAATCACAATTTATAATCTCAAAACAAGCATTTGTATTATGAGTGCTAGAGGAAATGGGTAAGCGAGCCTGTTTGGCAAGGGGACAAACAAAACATGGTAAAGTATTCGTTGTATTCATTTGAGTAATTACATGGGAATCATGGATGAGTTGCATTTGGGAATGGGATGGATGACCCAACCAACAATGCCACAAATCAACAGCACAGTCAAAGGGTTGTACAAAAGCAGAAATGGAATTTTGAGAATGGAAATTCTGTGATAAAGTAATGTCTAAAGGTTGGGGAGCAACCGTGTCGTGTACGAGGTGGTAGAGCCCGTGTGTCATGCTATCCTTCCCAATCGTTATCCAAAGAGAAAGGCCCAGCAGTGGAAGAGGAGTGAGGGTGAGTAGAGATAACCGTCTGGAGATGATTCACAGATGGTGAGCAATTAGAATCCTTACTGTGTAACAAGGCTATGAGATCTTTGTACTGATCCTTCGTCAAAAAACTATTGGAATCGGTTTGATTGCCAGAAACAGGGGAATCAAAGGACACGACATTCCTGCGTGGTTTGTGCATTTTATGCCCTGGAGGGTACCCATGGAGCTTGCAGCTAGCAATGTTCCATGGTGTGGCCTGTCATCTCGCAATGGTTGCAGACTGGAGCAATGGCATTTCCAGATTTAAAACATGTTTGCAAAGTGTGACCAGTAATCTTGTAGTGAGTGCAGTAAGGCTTATCTCTCTTGCCAGAATTGGAAGGTGGGTTAGGGGGTGGTTTTCAAGATACCAGAGCAATAGAATCTGGATGGGGAGTTGAGGAAGTAACCATCTGATGTCGTTCTTGTTGCTGGATGTATGAGAATACCTTGGTGACTAGAGGTAATGGGTCGAGGAGCATTATATGGTCACGTACGTTGGAGTAGGAATCGTTGAGACCCATTAGGAATTGAATCACGCAATCGCGTTGGTAGCGGTCAGAGAGGGTTTTGGTTGAGCCACAAGAACAAACAGGTAGTGGGTCATGGATGGATAGTTCATCCCAAAGGGACTTGAGTTTGCCGTAATAGCCATTCGTGGTATCATCTTCCTGAGACAGATTAGCCAAGGGCTTCTTGAGTTCATAGATTTGTGGTCCATTTTGTGGGGAGAAACGTTCTTGTAACTCAGTCCATATATCATGGGCATTGTCAACAAAGGCTACTGAAGAATGTAGGGGAAGGCTTATAGAAATCTGGATCCAAGATACAACAATATCGTTGCATCTGTCCCAGAGGTCGAAGAGAGGTTCTGTCGGGTTTGAAGGTTGGCTGAGTGTTCCATTGAGAAAACTGATCTTGTTCTTTGTGCGAAGAGCACGTTGGAGTAAACCAGACCAAGTGGAAAAGTTTTCAGCATGGAGAAGGTCAGTGACTAATATGGTTCCTGGGTTATCAGATGTTTCAAGGCGATAAGGGTTTTATGGGTCTACAAGATTGGTGTATTTGTTGGTaggaggagggggggggggaaggatCGTTGGAGGCCATTTTTCACCTCTCTGATACTATGTCAGAGTTGGTTAAAATGGAGCAAGAGAGTTAGCgctaaatgaaaagaagaagaaaacagagcatcacagGGGTTggaaataattccttcagttgATTAATTATGTGAAAGTGTGTAAAAAGCTATGTTGTACAGTGTCCTATTTATGGAAGGAATGAAATATTCTATACAAgaatgataatatataaatgCCCTTAAATAACCGTATATACTCTTGCTTGCTTATTTGTTATTTTCCTGATTCATTTGGCTGAAGTGTTGAGCAACCTGGCAGCTTGTATATTAGCTGGTAACATTTTTCAAGAGATCAAACATTAACTCCTACGAGCGCGTTCATGCCATTTGAGTTTTGGCCCGTTTGGATAGAGGAACCGCTATACAAACGGGGCCTTGATCTGAAACGAGTAGTACCTCTGTTTTGAGTAGAGTTCTTTGGGGTTGATTTTGGATTTAGTCTAATGGATTTAATATTAATCAAAGTGAACGACATCTTACTGCAAAGCTCATATACAGATGAACTTTTCGTGTCATCTGCGAGGGCGCTTATGCCATGGTTCAGTTTTGATCTAAAACGACTCATGTTTTGAGTGGGATTTTTCCGCTTGCTTTTCATTTGCTTGAATTTCACATAAAGTTTCAAGTGAGCATTTTTACGTCAACCCAACTCCGATCTTGATTTTCGATCTGATTCTCAATATAATAATGatgtttgttttttcataaatatacgatctaatgaattcaatacaagtttagaaaaaagaaaaaagaaaaaagaattcaatACAAGCAAAATCATGAACAAAACTTTGCTGCAAGACTCACACTTGATGAAACATTCTTGGCTTCTTTTTATGTGTTTGTGGTGGTGGATCAGGGTGATTGCATCGGGGACGATGCCGGACCCAAGGTCCCTGAAGGCTAGCGACACAACGTTGCTGGAGGTTCCGGTGAAGGTGCCGCACAGCATATTGGTGAGCTTGGCAAGGGACGTTGGTGCAGATTGGGACATAGACTTTCAGTTGGAATTGGGTCTCACCATTGATCTTCCCTTCACTGGAAACTTCaccatttctctctctactAAGGGAGAGATCAAGCTCCCCACCATCTCTGGCATCTTCTAAGTCTCCCGTTTAAGTTTCATATGTATTTCTCTTACCAGTTTGGTTTTGCTCTAGCCTTTGGATGTGATGGTTGTGGAATATAAAACTTCAGTGcaatgcccccccccccccccccccccccccccccccccccccccccccccccccccccccaatttcAGCTGAATATCCTGATGAACTAAGTAATCCATAAattccttttcaattttttctcatttttatgtATGGGGATATAATCATGACCAAAATCTCATATGGTTTACATTAACTAGATATCGTCCATTTCAGATGAAATGAAGAGGATTTTCGAGCATAAAAAACCTCACTAAAggtttattttaaattgttgtaacttttaaattttatttcttttcgtatatataaagatataaaccgaTTCAAAATTTTACTCAAAGATACTATCTCAacctatatattattttgtcaaAATAAACTGTCATATAATGTTTCAAGTTTCTCCACTATAAAATCCTGTCTCTCTCTAGATctttctccctcattttctttcGTTTGTTCCATCAAAACAAATGCACATCAACTACAAATTAGAATAATTCATTCCCGCTTATTTCTCCtcaatttgtattttatgtgaaaactCATATAATGTGAAGCATGCTCCGcattgtatattaattttttaatattataaactgACCCTGAATTAATTTATTGgtaaattaaattcttttatataGATGTACAATTTTTAGTCccttttttatgtatttatatattgataaattattaattagttttaaattgttataatagtgattatatatattgcatgtataaatataaatctataaaattCAATATACACAACTGTGCGGGTTATAGGCTcctaattgttaataataaatactaaattcttaCGATTaagttttgtattaaaaaaattataatattaaatatatataatgtcacaCGTGTAAATGGTAAATTAGAAAACCGGACCGAAACTGAAAAATCGAAAGTTTTAGGTTTGGTGACAAATCGATCCAtatcaattcttaaattttcaaaacggTATAAATCAGTTCGattctaaaatttttctaaaatcagaTCAAATCGAACTGGTTACAACCCTAAGTATTTGACCAATTTGACATGTTTTTCCGGGTAGTAGGTTGTACTTGCAAAACTATTATATCATTATCGTCGAcatattaaatgattttaagaatGTTTCAAATTGATTAGACTTTTTTGTGGTTATGATTCATATGTTATAGCGCTTTTTTCTCAGATGTTACATCCCGATTCCACGTGAGATCAATCTCAATAATTCATACAGAGTGGTTAAATTATAATGGTAGTCATGGTAAATCTTATAttaactacttataaaaaaaatttatattaccTACTTACTAGCTGAAACTGAGCTACTATACTTAAATTCTAGGGAAAattactataaataaattaagaaaaattgaacaaacaaaataaataacaggAATCGAAATTATTCTATTAACAGTCTTACAtcgtaaatttattaaaaaaacaaaaagaagtatAAATATAAATGTGTGGTATAAAATCACTTAAATCATAATTTTCAGACTCGGATGCAGGTCATCGTATTTATATTACAgtagtaatattagatattaagGAGAGATAAATCGTGTTTTTGAGTCGTGTCAAATTATGAATATTCGATTATATAAGTCAATCCGATCCTATCAGTTATGCTAAAcgtgttaaattttaaaactctaattcaactcatttagaTAACGGATCATGTCGTATCATCTATTTTAATCTGTTTAgcaattaattagaaatgtttttgaattaattagaaattattaattaattattaattcaaaaaaataataattaattacaaatagGTCAACACGATATGatttatttaaatctatttCATGTAAATTGGTTGAACATTACATAAACCATATGATCGTATTAAcataatttaacaaaaaatttaaaatctatattttaacaaaaaaatatcaatatttttcaaattttaatatataataaaagtaatcaAATCTTAGAATAACAAATACAAATATAGGAGTAAAATTACAatcttaatattaaaaatataagtatattaaaaaatattaatattataactcgataataataaaattataattttaaaataaaatctaatcgGATTGATTTTGAGTTAAGTAAATTAACTCGATattgacttatttataaattatgttttaatgaATCAATTCGTTTTAATCCCAACCTATTAATATCAATCCCAAATCTATTAATTTAGTATGGTATTGGAATCGGATTGACGGTCGGAATTCATCACATATTACCACACCACTAATATTGATACGATGAAAACATCACACGCAAATGGCCacggaagaaaaaagaaacatccCCGAGCGGCGAGCGCTGCAGTTCAGCCTGGTTTATGGGAAAGTGGCTGGTAGCCTGGTTGTCAAGGCCATAGACACAGGGAGACAGAACATGCCCTCAGCATTCTTTTCAAATTCGACCTTCGACCACCATCTTAGCggttgtgtttgtttgaatGCCAAAATCCCTtcggagaagaagaaaaatgccaGTTCACTCTCTCCtctgttcttcttcttgtttccTGTACCGGTTTTGGTCCCACCATTTTTTGCAAGGGGACCCATCTCATCACCATAGCACCACCACCATTTTTCCTCAGATGCCATAACCGGTACTTTTTCTGCATGACTTTATGTCCAGCATtgcattatttctctctctaacttTCTTCGTGTGTGTAATTATGGGGATGTTAGTTTTGTCTTGTATGCATATTGATGTTATGTAGGGCATAGACATCCATCACTACTTTTCTGAACTTTACAGTCTTCTTTACGAACTTTTTGCAATATCAAAGCAATGTAAAAGGAGCCATTTAATTGCTCTTttagttttttcctttaaaGCACAAAAAGAATTAATCTTTATGACTTCATGCCTGTATCTAGGCCACTACTCTATTTTATGACTATCTCTCTCTTGTGATGGGTGGAGGGGAAGaacgagggagagagagggaactGAAATGATGGGAGTTGAAAAATAGGATGAGAGCATGATTTGGGTGCAATGATATGTCACCCATTTATTCAAAAACATATTTGTCTTTATTCATTTTGCTTTCGGTTAAAATGGGTGAAAGAATTTCATTGTTAGTTTTGGTCCCCTCATGAGATTAAGGAGGCGTAGACAATGCTTTCCTTCTTGCTCTTCTCTCCACAGAGTAAATCTCATCCTTCCTCTTTCGCTCTCTCCAtccctcccccctccctctcctcccATGTTTAAGTTTTAGAAGTCTCTTAGAGtgatcattttccttaaataaGCCTTTGTTACTAATTTCACTAAGTAATCCTCTTGTGCtctcttattaaaatgagtctgaATTACAATAATCAGCTTTGCAATTGTTTGTTTCTTGCATTTCTGCTTATAATACAAATGGGGTTTTCTTGCTTATAATACGTTTTTCGTATAGAGTTTTTGAGGAATCCCTTACTGCACACAATCTCTGTTTTGCCAATTTAACGTATCTGTCCTTGTGATGAAAGGATGGATACCGATGGAAAGCTGTATTTCCTTCTGAAGTTGCTTATTTTTTCTGCCTTTAATAACAATTCGGTTTGTCTCATTTTGCATCTACTTCATCTTGGAATTTACTTTTgagttttcttgtttcttttcaatGGTAGTTTTGAgttgcgtttttttttttttttttttcatgaagtaAATTTAAGACTCTAAATTTATATGTTTCCAAACCTTTCCATaagaaaattacaattttactcTTCATACTATTTGGGTAATAATTGTTAAATTTTGGCAAATTTAAATGATGAAATCTCAATTCACCGTACAAGAGCTGTCTGTAAGTTGAGCAGCTCACTCTTTTGTGTCTAGTATTACGTACGTATATAACTTACACTAAAGGTACTTTCACAATTCGAATGTAGGTTGACGAGGATGAAATTTACTGGAGACAGAAGAAGGGTGATGAAGAGTTGGAATGGTCGCATAGTTCTGCTCATATAATAACTCAGCTGACTCAATGTTTTGGTGAGTGGGGGATTCCAGTACTCTCCTGTTGTTGTTCTATAGAAGTCAATGAATTAGTATCTATAATTTGCTTCAATCCAATGTCATGGAAGTTAGGCATTTAATGATGCCTACATTTTATTTTCGGTACATGGTCAACTCCAATATGTAAGGGTTTAAATCACCAAGATGGTATGCAACTTTAAAGTGATTCTTTCCTGGTAGTACGTATGGTGGCTTGATATCTTGACCTCATGCATTGTGGGCTCTTGGAATGGGATGCCATTAGATAAGCAGGCTTTTGGCATTCAATGTGAAGTTAAGTCAAAGATGAtaatatttctttcaaaatactacttatcaaaaaaaaaaaaaaaaaaatatttctttgaaaatactaaTTGAGCAACATAGTAATGGTAGCCCAATTAACTTTTGCCAGAATAGTCCTTGATTGGTAATCAAATTTGTCAGAGAAAAGCATATGGGTTCTTTTTAGCTTTTTTCCATCACTTTGGTCAACTTCGAAGCCCAAAAATTAGGATAtctctattttaaatttctgCCAAGAATGTGTTTAACATAACCTCTGTCATCCCATTAAATTTATCTCTCCTTCATGGAAAACCTATTTCTTGATTCTATGAAGCAGTATAACTATGGCTTATTAAGTTTCAGGAATGTTATTGATGATCTAACTTGTAGAAATAGTTTCAATTTCAGGGTGTTCTTGATAATTCAACACTCATAATACGGATGCAATTGTAGGCATGATTGGGTCTAAATTGTTTCACAAATGTTCTTGGCAAACCAATTTCAGTTTTAGGTGGCACGAAAACTAAACTTAGTTTCTTTTTATGACTCTTTGGTTATACCTGCCTGTTGTTTGGTGGGCTTATGGGTCGGGGTTACCTCTGTTGTGTACCTGCTTCTCCGAGGGGCTTATTTTCTACTTTAGCAAACCacttgctctttttttttcatagttttcttgcatagttaaatttaatacaCTGCATATCTGTTCTTCTGCACCCTGGCTTATAGTTTATAGCTTGGAACTATAGCATGTCAAGTTACTAATTTTAGGGCCCTGTCACCacatttttattgaattattgaCATTATAGTACGTGATATTGATCTATATCATTCCATTTGACAATAATTCTCTTCTTTTACTGATCAGCATTTGATGGTTGTAGCTAATGCTATGGTTGGACCACGATCATGGGTAGGAGGACTCTTTAACCGCTCCAGCAACAAACGTAATGAGAAGTTTATTGACTACCCATTGTGTCCTCTTCAGGTAAATGGGAGGGTTACTGGATTACGTCATTGCATTCTGTGAGTAGGCAGCCTTTGCTTCTAATCTTGAGTATTAACAAAGAAGACACTCCCATCTATCTCACCCTTAACCCTGCCTTGGTGAGGTTCGATGTTTCAAAAAATGTGTCTCGTCTCTTGATATGGaattgcatattattttggcatttCTTGCATGATTTCTGTCTCTACTTCTTGACTTTTGCTGTCCTTTCGTGATTGctttaaaatgaagaaatcaCTTTGAAAGAACTGCTGAATTGGTTTAGCTTCACTAGACTAACTGTAGTCCTGCCCCCCATTTTTAAATTGTTACCAGGAACAAAGACTTCAGAGGCTCCAGGAACGATTACAAGTACCATTTGAGGAGACTTGGCCTGATCATCAAGTATTTCCTTCATGCTGGGGCTGTTTCTGTTTCTTATtaacatcttcttcttcttctgcttcttctgTTTGTATCAGTTCAATGAATGTGAGCTACAAGTAACTCAGATGAGATTGTTACCATTTGCTTTTGTAATACTCCTCTCTGGTCtgccaactatttttttttaagaggaagAGACcccataaattttatttataaatcctCAATTCTGGCGGAGGAAGGTCTGCCAACTAGAAACTTAACTTTCATAGCCAAAGCTCCTCCCTTCCCCTCGTTTTCTTGATTTACTGTTTCAAGCACTAGGTTTACAATTCAATCACAGAGGACATAGAATTAGCAAATCAATATCTTGTTTGCATAATTCTAGCTAAAATCACTTCACATTCCCATATCTGCATATTCTGTCTTCTCACATACTTTGAAGTTTTATCTTATGTTTTTAACACTGTTCAACGCTACTTCAATGATCTCATTGTTCCTTATGACAGAAACCCATCAGAGCACTGTGGCATGCTGcctttttatcatcttttgtttttatcacTGTTCAAATCTACTTCAACGATCTCATTATTCCTTCTCATAACAGGAAGCCCTCAGAGCATTGTGGCATGCTGCCTTTCCAAATATTGCTTTCAAAGGTTTAATTTCTGAGCAATGGAAAGAGATGGGGTGGCAAGGTCCTAATCCATCAACTGACTTTAGGTAGGGTTATTTCACTTTAGATGGTAGGTTGTATTTCATTTAGCTGGTCATTTTTCCATCCGTTGCTGATAAAGAAACTGTTAAGCTCATAAAGTGTCTTCAAAGTCATGAAAGAAGGAATGAAATGCTACTATTTATGTTTAGAATAGGTGGTATCTTACATAGCATGAATGCCTACATGAAAATTGGTCAACTCTATTGTGTTTCTAAGTAGCACTGAAAAGAGTACATTCAATTACTTGCTGCTGTTGGGACGTTTGATTGAGATTTATCTCCTTTTTTTAGTACTTTAAGCCACAATATGTTTTGCATCTTCTACTATCAACAACGGTATTGCCTTTAAAATCCATGTGGTTTTGCTGGAGACATAAAAAACATCTTGATATGTAGATCTAGGTTGTATTGATGTCGGATAagaacttatccaaaaaaaataaaaaagatgatgagtaCTATAAGAGATGGAGTAAATATatgaaacaatatgaaaatgttGCTGGTTCCCTGTGGTGtcttttaactatatatattaagtttagctgaattgataaatatatgtataagaaATATATGACAGTAGCTCTCGGttttttccttgttcttaatgttCTTTTGGCTCATAGTGACGTGCTCTCCTTAGGGGTTGCGGTCTTATTTCCCTTGAGAATTTGCTGTTTTTTTCCAGGACTTATCCGGTATGCCTCCTATTCTATTATTTCCATTGAAAATTATACGAAGTTCTACCTGTTGTTTCTCTCCTCTTGTGCATTCTCTCTGTTTCATTTTAGTTTCTAAAGTCTTT harbors:
- the LOC121249356 gene encoding uncharacterized protein LOC121249356, with amino-acid sequence MSRFRSKLNHGISALADDTKSSSVYELCRTILVTDLLHAENFSTWSGLLQRALRTKNKISFLNGTLSQPSNPTEPLFDLWDRCNDIVVSWIQISISLPLHSSVAFVDNAHDIWTELQERFSPQNGPQIYELKKPLANLSQEDDTTNGYYGKLKSLWDELSIHDPLPVCSCGSTKTLSDRYQRDCVIQFLMGLNDSYSNVRDHIMLLDPLPLVTKVFSYIQQQERHQMVTSSTPHPDSIALATPWNIASCKLHGYPPGHKMHKPRRNVVSFDSPVSGNQTDSNSFLTKDQYKDLIALLHSKDSNCSPSVNHLQTVISTHPHSSSTAGPFSLDNDWEG
- the LOC121248873 gene encoding ELMO domain-containing protein B-like isoform X1, which encodes MRLRRRRQCFPSCSSLHRVDEDEIYWRQKKGDEELEWSHSSAHIITQLTQCFANAMVGPRSWVGGLFNRSSNKRNEKFIDYPLCPLQEQRLQRLQERLQVPFEETWPDHQEALRALWHAAFPNIAFKGLISEQWKEMGWQGPNPSTDFRGCGLISLENLLFFSRTYPASFRRLLFKQGGKRAAWEYPFAVAGINVSFMLIQMLDLSSVKPRCLPGINFIKLLGDDEEAFDELYCIAFEMMDAQWLAMNASYMDFNEVLQVTRTQLERELSLEDINRIQDLPAYNLLYQ
- the LOC121248873 gene encoding ELMO domain-containing protein A-like isoform X2 is translated as MRLRRRRQCFPSCSSLHRVDEDEIYWRQKKGDEELEWSHSSAHIITQLTQCFANAMVGPRSWVGGLFNRSSNKRNEKFIDYPLCPLQEALRALWHAAFPNIAFKGLISEQWKEMGWQGPNPSTDFRGCGLISLENLLFFSRTYPASFRRLLFKQGGKRAAWEYPFAVAGINVSFMLIQMLDLSSVKPRCLPGINFIKLLGDDEEAFDELYCIAFEMMDAQWLAMNASYMDFNEVLQVTRTQLERELSLEDINRIQDLPAYNLLYQ